One genomic window of Pseudomonas sp. LFM046 includes the following:
- a CDS encoding winged helix-turn-helix domain-containing protein, which yields METSKTKTSFYRRLYVAWLIDSGEATSVPAIMDATGMPRRTAQDTLLALGELDIDCHFEQTEGERNNAGHYVIRDWGAIDKRWIAANLHQIKAVLGYP from the coding sequence ATGGAAACCAGCAAGACCAAGACCAGCTTCTACCGCCGCCTGTACGTCGCCTGGCTGATCGACAGCGGCGAAGCCACCAGCGTGCCAGCCATCATGGACGCCACCGGCATGCCCCGCCGCACCGCGCAGGACACCCTGCTGGCCCTGGGCGAGCTGGATATCGACTGCCACTTCGAGCAGACCGAAGGCGAGCGCAACAACGCCGGGCACTATGTGATCCGCGACTGGGGTGCCATCGACAAGCGCTGGATCGCCGCTAACCTGCATCAGATCAAGGCCGTGCTCGGCTATCCCTGA